The Punica granatum isolate Tunisia-2019 chromosome 4, ASM765513v2, whole genome shotgun sequence sequence GTGGAGAGTTTCGATCGGCTGCATTCAGGCTAACCAAGGTCCTAGGGAGACCGAACGTGTCGGACTTCTTTCCTTTCCTAGCGAGTTTCGACCTGCAAGGGGTGGAGAGGGACATGAAGGAGGTCACCTCTTGGCTGGGACGGATCTTTGACTTCGTTATCACTCGGTGCGAGGAGGTAAATAATgaagggaaagaaaagaacacgTGCGATGAtcggacaaaaagggatttctTGCAATTCCTTATGGAGTACGAGGACGAGGATGAGGAGAACTGTGGGAGATCCATCTCTAAGGATCAAATTAAGGCTCTTCTCATGgtaatgtgtatatatatatagtggcGGAATTCCTTAATTTGCCTTTGATTTCGATGTTCTACCGGCCATACCACGAATGTCTTTGTTTAATTTCCCTCTCGCCACGCATCAAAAACAATATCTAACATGAAACCAATTAGATTTTGCTCTATGGACCAATATTGTTGCATGTGATTAATTCATCAATGGACCGGGAGAAAATATTCAGTGTATGTAATTTCATGACACTCGTTGTAACTTATAAAGTAACGATGGCAAATTTTAGTGGATTGACGAGTCTCAACTCAATGAACTAACTATTAGTTTGTATATAAAACCATGATATTATAACATGTGCGTTTTatgcatttaattaattattggaGATGTGTTGGTTGACAGGACATTGTGGTGGGTGGCACCGACACGACCTCGACAACAGTGGAATGGACAATGACAGAGATTCTGCTCAACCCGCAGGTCCTCCGACGGATCCACGAGGAACTGAACGATGTCGTAGGCAGCACCAACACCGTCGAGGAGAGCCACATCAGCCGTCTCCCTTACCTCCATGCGGTCGTGAAAGAAACCATGAGACTGCACCCGGTTGCCCCGCTGCTACTGCCCCGGAGCCCGACCCAGTCCTGCACCGTGGGCGGGTTCACTGTCCCGCAGGGCTGCAAGGTCTTCCTGAACGCCTGGGCAGTGCACCGCGACCCGCAGTACTGGGACGACCCGTCAGAGTTCCGGCCAGAAAGGTTCCTGACTGAGGGGAAATATGGGAAACTGAGCTACTCCGGGGACGCTATGTATTACCTGCCATTTGGGTCCGGCCGAAGGATATGCGCTGGGCTGCAGCTAGGGGAGCGGATGCTGATGTACGTGCTTGCGACGCTCCTGCACGTGTTCGACTGGGAAGTGCCGGAGGGCGTGGAGCTAGACTCGAGAGAGAAGTTTGGGGTTGTGTTGGAGAAGGCCACTCCGCTCGTAGCTATTCCGACTCCAAGGTCACCAGCTAGAAGAATCCCATAATCCAATGCagttttaataataataataaaaaagaggcTCGTTTAGATTGTTTAGTTGAAATGGTTCGCTACTTATTTCAAGTGAGGTTTTTAGTTCGAGTCTTGTACCCTTAGTGAGTCGACATGATTTGAACTTAATTAATCAGGAGTGATTAGATTTCTGAATATCATAATGCATGGCGAAAAAATTTGAGTGTTGAATATAATAAAGTGTTTAATGAAATAAGCAAATCTTTGGCGAAAGAAAGCATCTTATTTGGTTGGGAAATAGTATTAAGTGGTAAAAATCtgaagtttatttttttaatcgtTATAGTTATGTAATGACACTAACCTTTTAGCTTTCCAAATTTTAAcctatatttttatattatcttatttttgaaattacaaataatttcGATTGAAGAATAGAGCAGAGATCGATATGGGGTTCGGTGACTAATGGCTTCTTTGGTTtgtaaatgtgattttaaaatcacaactttaacctaattctaccaacaataaaacaaaataactcatgcaaagtcaaagagtgtgTTCCATTTATACAACTTCTtttcacaataaaacaaaataacttatacaaagtcaaatggtgagccccatttatacaattcttttttaaaatcaaaatcttattttgaaatcaaacgctGCGTAAGCCTCCGCCATTGAATCCCCTGAGGTGGCCTAATTTCGAGCGGTGCAAGCTCCAAGGTCGGTGCCAACAACACCCAACGAGATTGTCGGTGACCTCTGATGTCTTTAGCCGTCCTGACTATGGATGTGTTGGATGATGTTGAAGCCACTGCCGTCACACTTCCGTTCCGTCGCTCTCTCCTCCTCTTGCATTTGTGAATGAAATTGGACTGATGTGcaatgaggaaaaaaaataggggTATAATTGCAAATCCAGAATATAGCTTGTCGACTAAGTGATCAAGCATTGTTAAGAGATTCTTTTgacttaatttaataaattgtgttaatttcattttgatttattaaataagagGAATCTAATCAactattgaaaatttaattccaTCACTTAATTTGATAAATGAAACATGTGATTAGACTGACACtcttaaatattaaaatgtcCACAACATAAAATGGTATTTTGCAAAAAGGATAGTAATGAAGTGAAATCatgtttgaaaatattttagcTGGGCCACTGCGGACGCACGCTTAGTGTGGCCGAACTAATCACTTGTTCTATTAATTTATAGGCTGTTCACGTCATCACGTGGGTAATGGAGATTAGCGGGCTAAAACTAGGTCATCCCTcgttattaaaaataaataaataaataatagtgTGTGCGTATGGAACATTTTTACTACATATGGATAAACTTTATCACGTAGTAACCACAGCCTCAGGCCTATTAATATTTGAGTAAATTAACAATTTATCCCTCGAGAGATCgatgttacatcaaatctaaCATCAAGAAAAATTTTACATCAGTTTTGATCTTAACGtattaaatgtacatcatATTGCCCATTCTGTCTGTTTGCCCTTAAAAATTCGACGGAACCCTTTGAGGGAAGAGGTAATatgatgtacatttaataagtcaatatcaaaattaatgtaaaaaaagtaagaaataATGTCACATCAGATGTTTCCGTCCACTATTGGATGACAGACAACGGAATTGATCATTTGATGTATACTTAATCTGTTAAGatctaatttaatataaaaaatttattgagatTTGATTTGACATAATGTCAATTTCTTATAGGGCAAATTGTTAGTTTACTCTTGATATTTCCGTGCATGAATTGAGCGGTCCAATCTATTTCAAGTAGTTTGCACATATGTATGCATATTCGGGCCCAACTCTCCCTCAGAATTGGGCCACGTATAAGTGTGCAAGGGGCCCAATTCTGACGGAATGTCCACGCCGAGTTTTCGATTGAATAGACCAGCCCGGTATATTGTCCTG is a genomic window containing:
- the LOC116202828 gene encoding flavonoid 3',5'-hydroxylase 1-like gives rise to the protein MNELCSPWPSLAATLAFLVAIILSSTTTFWLLLVKRARQVRKPGQQLLPEPWGLPIVGYLPFLGSNLHQVFMELARIYGPIYKITLGTRLYVIINSPSLVKEVVRDHDIVFANRNPNIAALAFSYGGNDIAFSPYGPKWRKLRRLFVREMQSSANLDAFYDLRRNEVWKSIEDVCGKSGTPIDVGELAFVTVVNMISGMFWGRTLKGGRAVRLGGEFRSAAFRLTKVLGRPNVSDFFPFLASFDLQGVERDMKEVTSWLGRIFDFVITRCEEVNNEGKEKNTCDDRTKRDFLQFLMEYEDEDEENCGRSISKDQIKALLMDIVVGGTDTTSTTVEWTMTEILLNPQVLRRIHEELNDVVGSTNTVEESHISRLPYLHAVVKETMRLHPVAPLLLPRSPTQSCTVGGFTVPQGCKVFLNAWAVHRDPQYWDDPSEFRPERFLTEGKYGKLSYSGDAMYYLPFGSGRRICAGLQLGERMLMYVLATLLHVFDWEVPEGVELDSREKFGVVLEKATPLVAIPTPRSPARRIP